The Staphylococcus simiae genome includes the window GTTCTTTGGTATTATATAAAATTTCAACTGGCACATCTTGAATTGTCTTATTCGTTTTTTGAGATATATTACCGGTATTAAAAATATTACCAAAGACATTATTAGCAGATAAAAAGAAAAATAGTGCTAATAGCAAGGCTATAAAACGCAAGCCCCATTTACTTTCTAACATATTACTTCACACCTTTCTTTTGAAAGTGTGTACCAAACCAATGTTCAGCAAGCAACTCTTCAAATACTTCATTAGAAACTTCTCGTCGTAATTTACCATCAAATGTAACAGAAATATCTCCAGTTTCTTCAGAGACTATAACTGTAAACGCATCTGATACTTCTGAAATACCAACTGCTGCTCTATGTCTAGTACCTAAACTTTTAGAAATTTTAGCACTATCAGATAATGGTAAATAACTTGCTGCTGCTGCAATTTTTGTACCTTGAATAATCATTGCACCATCATGTAGTGGGGTATTAGGAATAAATACATTAATCAATAATTCTTGAGAAATATTTGAATCCATTGCTATACCTGTTTCAATATAATCTTGTAAACCAGTTTCCTTTTCAAAGACAATTAAAGCACCTATGCGTCTCTTAGCCATGTACTGTATAGCTTTAGAGACAGACTGAATTAATTTTTCTTCATCCTTATTATAAGTATTTGTTGTATATCTCTTTAAGAAACTTCCTCTACCTAACTGTTCTAATGCCCTTCTAATTTCTGGTTGGAATATAACTATCAAAGCTAATACTCCCCATTGTATGACTATATCAAACAGTTTTGATGTCGCATTTAGATTTAAAATAATACTAACTTGTTGGCCTATAACAATTACTAAAATACCTTTAAGTAATTGTATTGCTTTAGTTCCCTTAAAAACAGTAATGAGAAGATAAAGTACATACCAAACGATAAGTAAATCAAGTACAGTTGTTACAATTTTTAAAGTACTAAGATTTTGAAAAAAATTGGAAAAATCCATAACATCTCCTCCGGGTAATATTTTTCCATAATATCTATTATACCAATGATTTATATCACTGTCATACGAACACATTTTAAAAATTAAAATTTTATTAATTTAACAATTTAAAAAAACGCTTAAAGTCATATATCATAACTTTAAACGTTTTTAATTTATTATAATAATGTTTCTCCAAAAAATGTACCTAATAATGATACAGCTTGTTCCGCAGTATAATTATTCTGGTCAATCAAAGGATTAACTTCAACTATATCCATAGATGTTACTAATTTAGATTGATGTAGTAACTCTAAAGCAAAATGACTTTCTCTATATGTAAGTCCACCCATGACTCTAGTTCCTGTTCCAGGCGTTTCCATTGGATCAAGGGCATCAACATCTAATGACAAATGTAATCCATCAATATTACGGGATTTTAAATATTCTAAAGCATTGTCAATGACTGCTTGTATACCTAATTTATCAATATCTGCCATTGTAAATGTTTTTATATTTTTATCTTTAATAAATTGTCTTTCTCCATAATCTAAATCTCTCATTCCGATAAGAACGATATTATCTGTTTTAACTTTAACACCATAGCCGTTTATATTTACTAGTTCATCAGGTCCTTCACCTGTAAGTATTCTTAAAGGCATACCATGAACATTTCCAGATGGTGATTCTTCAGGTACATTTAAATCACCATGAGCATCATACCAAATGACACCAAGGTTATTATAATGTTTACTGACACCTGAGATAGAGCCAATCGCTATAGAATGATCTCCACCTAAAATTAACGGAAATCTATTATTTTCTATGGACTCTGATACTTTATTATTTAAGTTATTAGTAACTTCTATAATTTCTTGAAAATTTCGCATACCTGTTTGGTGACTTTGAAACTTTTCAACATCAACTAGAGGAACCTCAATATCCCCTTTATCTTCAATATCCAAATCTAATTGTTTTAAGCGCGATAATAATCCAGCGTATCTTATTGCTGCTGGACCTAAATCAACTCCAAGCTTTCTTTGGCCAAAAGTTGATGGTACACCAATGATATCTATAGCTTTTATCATAATAAACACCTCAAATAATATGTATATAATATTAGATTAATGTATACGCTTACATAATTCAAGCACTTATTTCTAGATGGTTTACTTTTATCTAACTGTAATTGAGTATCACAATTTTTTTACTTATCTTACCAACCGAATTTATTATAGAGCCATAAAGATACTTGATGAGAGCTTTAATACGTTACACTTCAAACTCAAGAACCATTATAATTTTCAGATTAAAAAAAACACTTTCCAAAAGGAAAGTGTTAGCAGTGAGCCATAGAGGATTCGAACCTCTGACCCTCTGATTAAAAGTCAGATGCTCTACCAACTGAGCTAATGGCTCTAATGGCTGGGCTAGCTGGATTCGAACCAACGAGTGACGGAGTCAAAGTCCGTTGCCTTACCGCTTGGCTATAGCCCAATTATAGATGGTGGAGGGGGGCAGATTCGAACTGCCGAACCCGAAGGAGCGGATTTACAGTCCGCCGCGTTTAGCCACTTCGCTACCCCTCCGACATATTAAATTAATCAAAATGGTGGAGAATGACGGGTTCGAACCGCCGACCCTCTGCTTGTAAGGCAGATGCTCTCCCAGCTGAGCTAATTCTCCAAAATAATGACTCCTACGGGACTCGAACCCGTGTTACCGCCGTGAAAGGGCGGTGTCTTAACCGCTTGACCAAGGAGCCATGGCTCCACAGGTAGGACTCGAACCTACGACCGATCGGTTAACAGCCGATAGCTCTACCACTGAGCTACTGTGGAATAATAATAAATATTTGCCTGGCAACGTCCTACTCTAGCGGAACGTAAGTCCGACTACCATCGGCGCTAAGGAGCTTAACTTCTGTGTTCGGCATGGGAACAGGTGTGACCTCCTTGCCATAGTCACCAGACAAATAAGAATGTAAGTTATACACTCAAAACTAGATAGTAAGTAAAAATGATTGTGCTTCGCAAAACATTTAATTGATTAAGTCTTCGATCGATTAGTATTCGTCAGCTCCACATGTCACCATGCTTCCACCTCGAACCTATTAACCTCATCATCTTTGAGGGATCTTATAACCGAAGTTGGGAAATCTCATCTTGAGGGGGGCTTCATGCTTAGATGCTTTCAGCACTTATCCCGTCCATACATAGCTACCCAGCTATGCCGTTGGCACGACAACTGGTACACCAGAGGTATGTCCATCCCGGTCCTCTCGTACTAAGGACAGCTCCTCTCAAATTTCCTACGCCCACGACGGATAGGGACCGAACTGTCTCACGACGTTCTGAACCCAGCTCGCGTACCGCTTTAATGGGCGAACAGCCCAACCCTTGGGACCGACTACAGCCCCAGGATGCGATGAGCCGACATCGAGGTGCCAAACCTCCCCGTCGATGTGAACTCTTGGGGGAGATAAGCCTGTTATCCCCGGGGTAGCTTTTATCCGTTGAGCGATGGCCCTTCCATGCGGAACCACCGGATCA containing:
- the cdaA gene encoding diadenylate cyclase CdaA, with the protein product MDFSNFFQNLSTLKIVTTVLDLLIVWYVLYLLITVFKGTKAIQLLKGILVIVIGQQVSIILNLNATSKLFDIVIQWGVLALIVIFQPEIRRALEQLGRGSFLKRYTTNTYNKDEEKLIQSVSKAIQYMAKRRIGALIVFEKETGLQDYIETGIAMDSNISQELLINVFIPNTPLHDGAMIIQGTKIAAAASYLPLSDSAKISKSLGTRHRAAVGISEVSDAFTVIVSEETGDISVTFDGKLRREVSNEVFEELLAEHWFGTHFQKKGVK
- the rocF gene encoding arginase, with the protein product MIKAIDIIGVPSTFGQRKLGVDLGPAAIRYAGLLSRLKQLDLDIEDKGDIEVPLVDVEKFQSHQTGMRNFQEIIEVTNNLNNKVSESIENNRFPLILGGDHSIAIGSISGVSKHYNNLGVIWYDAHGDLNVPEESPSGNVHGMPLRILTGEGPDELVNINGYGVKVKTDNIVLIGMRDLDYGERQFIKDKNIKTFTMADIDKLGIQAVIDNALEYLKSRNIDGLHLSLDVDALDPMETPGTGTRVMGGLTYRESHFALELLHQSKLVTSMDIVEVNPLIDQNNYTAEQAVSLLGTFFGETLL